In the genome of Pseudomonas sp. LBUM920, one region contains:
- a CDS encoding helicase, which translates to MKFRLLLWVLGLMMGKASRTNPAFQQQLGDKDLAFQLQTLDGKVARHFIVKDQRITSRSGVHPQPAFAIAFKDAAYGFATMQAKNKQLAFMTGIQDKSIQIKGNPALVIWFQGLTKYLKPKKKKKA; encoded by the coding sequence ATGAAATTTCGTCTTCTGCTGTGGGTGCTTGGCCTGATGATGGGCAAGGCCAGCCGCACCAATCCTGCTTTCCAGCAACAGCTGGGTGACAAAGACCTGGCGTTCCAGTTGCAGACCCTCGACGGCAAGGTTGCCCGTCATTTCATCGTCAAAGACCAGCGCATCACCAGCCGCTCAGGGGTTCACCCGCAACCTGCGTTTGCTATCGCCTTCAAAGATGCCGCCTACGGCTTCGCCACGATGCAGGCGAAGAACAAGCAACTGGCGTTCATGACAGGGATTCAGGACAAGTCGATCCAGATCAAGGGCAACCCGGCGCTGGTGATCTGGTTCCAGGGGCTGACCAAGTATTTGAAGCCGAAGAAAAAGAAGAAGGCCTGA
- a CDS encoding ABC transporter permease, with the protein MRIGLVASLAWQDYRNDAWLSACSVLALVAVIAPLLVLFGLKFGLVSSLTERLETDPATREIIPLGGGRFNAAFIEQLAQRGDVAFAVPRTRQIAATAQVGTLTLEMLPTAAGDPLLVGLPMPRGLDQIVLSHTAAEKLAARPGDWLETSFARQVAGRVEAQRTRLQVLAVLPLEAFARDGLFADLRLLEAAEDYRDGRAVPALSWDGDAVGATEQRVYPAFRLYARHLADVERLRVFFAGQNLLVSTQANAIAQVQSLSRNLSIVFWIIAGLALAGAFAAIFAGVLAAVARKRRELSVLRLLGFSTAGLLLFVVVQALYSAGFAAVLSAGLYGLAEAGLNKLFVQVPGEYASHLLAPHYGLALAAVLGVSAVAAACGGWRVARIQASEGIRDV; encoded by the coding sequence ATGCGCATCGGTCTGGTGGCGTCCCTGGCCTGGCAGGATTACCGCAACGACGCCTGGCTGTCGGCCTGTTCGGTGCTGGCATTGGTGGCCGTGATCGCGCCGTTGCTGGTGTTATTCGGCCTGAAATTTGGACTGGTTAGCAGTTTGACCGAACGCCTGGAGACCGACCCCGCAACCCGTGAAATTATTCCGTTGGGCGGCGGTCGATTCAACGCAGCGTTTATCGAGCAACTTGCCCAGCGTGGTGATGTGGCCTTTGCCGTGCCGCGTACCCGCCAGATTGCGGCGACCGCGCAGGTGGGCACGCTGACCCTGGAAATGCTGCCGACTGCAGCGGGTGACCCGCTGCTCGTGGGGTTGCCGATGCCTCGGGGCCTGGACCAGATCGTGCTGAGCCACACCGCCGCGGAAAAACTCGCGGCGCGGCCTGGCGATTGGCTGGAGACCAGCTTTGCGCGGCAGGTAGCAGGGCGCGTCGAAGCCCAACGTACGCGGTTGCAGGTGCTGGCGGTGCTGCCGCTGGAAGCGTTTGCGCGGGACGGTTTGTTTGCCGATTTGCGCCTGCTGGAAGCGGCGGAAGATTACCGCGACGGCCGCGCGGTGCCGGCGTTGAGTTGGGACGGTGACGCGGTCGGCGCGACTGAGCAGCGGGTTTATCCGGCGTTTCGTCTGTATGCCCGCCACCTCGCCGATGTGGAGCGGTTGCGGGTGTTTTTCGCCGGGCAGAACCTGTTGGTGTCGACCCAGGCGAACGCCATTGCCCAGGTGCAGTCGTTGAGTCGCAACCTGTCGATCGTGTTCTGGATCATTGCCGGGTTGGCCTTGGCGGGCGCATTTGCGGCGATCTTCGCCGGCGTGTTGGCCGCCGTGGCGCGCAAGCGTCGGGAATTGTCGGTGTTGCGCCTGCTGGGGTTTTCCACTGCCGGGCTGTTGCTGTTTGTGGTGGTGCAGGCGCTGTACAGCGCAGGGTTTGCCGCCGTGCTCAGTGCCGGGTTGTATGGCCTGGCCGAGGCGGGTTTGAATAAATTATTCGTGCAGGTGCCGGGCGAATACGCCAGTCACCTGTTGGCGCCTCATTACGGCCTGGCCCTGGCTGCAGTCCTCGGCGTCAGCGCTGTGGCGGCGGCCTGTGGCGGTTGGCGAGTGGCGCGTATCCAGGCTTCTGAAGGAATCAGAGATGTATAA
- a CDS encoding SUMF1/EgtB/PvdO family nonheme iron enzyme: MYKLLGAAMALSLASMAWADEASDKLDNPKPLPDDVSLPLPCEGNMVFRYAYVLAQGTLDDREISLGYPFAEGEAGYQQSFISGYRRDFINGQFTLKDLPKDWNAVIAPLMPKTDAKTPLKPMLYFIGKYEVTARQYAQVMSQAQSLASGEPAPACDAPTGMAARLPKVKLSRFEAERFSAVYSAWLMKYHRDVLPVSGRGSSAEDGGLGFVRLPTEVEWEFAARGGQAVSRQDLEGRLFPRRVEGSESDGPLGDYAVFNQVAGGTGQAARLMPIGTKLPNPIGMFDVIGNAAEMVQESFQLVHAGRRQGTYGGFVVKGGNYLEGEGTLFTGMRREYPLFAADGTEQSNETTGFRVAIGALSAPRSRYKELFAQWQKEGRLASLTDAIDDAQDPTKRLDSIIAASVDPKLQAELGLVNEELKRNVSLIAQQREEAAGNLIQSAALVAETISNYNIRLMNLQKSRQQALDNKDAASAQLFATAIDNGRSALDGAVAIYIDNLATGTRYTDAVIQAQFQRIKEELDRKPVLGKSLVTRATLFVRHVGNYRKQQRADPATILKELLAASGQRS, from the coding sequence ATGTATAAGTTACTGGGCGCCGCCATGGCGCTGAGCTTGGCTTCAATGGCGTGGGCGGATGAGGCGAGCGACAAACTCGACAACCCCAAACCGTTGCCCGATGACGTGAGCCTGCCGCTGCCATGCGAAGGCAACATGGTGTTCCGCTACGCCTATGTGCTGGCCCAGGGCACCCTGGATGACCGCGAGATCAGCCTCGGTTACCCCTTTGCCGAGGGTGAGGCGGGTTATCAGCAGTCGTTTATTTCCGGCTACCGGCGCGACTTCATCAACGGCCAGTTCACGCTCAAGGATTTGCCCAAGGACTGGAACGCGGTCATTGCGCCCTTGATGCCGAAGACCGACGCCAAAACCCCGCTCAAGCCGATGCTGTACTTCATCGGCAAGTACGAAGTCACCGCACGCCAGTATGCCCAAGTGATGTCCCAGGCACAGTCGCTGGCCAGTGGTGAGCCGGCGCCAGCGTGCGATGCGCCTACCGGCATGGCTGCACGCTTGCCCAAGGTGAAACTCTCGCGCTTTGAAGCCGAGCGCTTCTCGGCGGTGTACAGCGCCTGGTTGATGAAGTACCACCGCGACGTGCTGCCGGTCAGTGGTCGTGGGTCTTCGGCCGAAGACGGTGGCCTCGGTTTTGTGCGCTTGCCCACCGAAGTGGAATGGGAATTCGCCGCGCGTGGTGGCCAGGCAGTGAGCCGGCAGGACCTCGAGGGGCGGCTGTTTCCGCGGCGTGTCGAAGGCAGTGAAAGCGACGGGCCGCTGGGTGATTACGCGGTGTTCAACCAAGTCGCCGGCGGTACAGGCCAGGCGGCACGCCTGATGCCCATCGGCACGAAATTGCCCAACCCGATCGGCATGTTCGATGTGATTGGCAATGCGGCGGAAATGGTCCAGGAGTCGTTCCAACTGGTGCACGCCGGGCGCCGCCAGGGCACCTACGGCGGCTTTGTGGTCAAGGGCGGCAACTATCTGGAAGGCGAGGGCACGCTGTTCACGGGCATGCGCCGCGAGTACCCGCTGTTTGCCGCCGACGGCACCGAGCAGAGCAACGAGACCACCGGTTTTCGCGTGGCGATAGGTGCGTTGTCTGCGCCGCGTTCGCGCTACAAGGAGCTGTTCGCGCAGTGGCAGAAAGAAGGCCGCCTGGCCTCGCTGACCGACGCCATCGACGACGCCCAGGACCCGACCAAGCGCCTGGACAGCATCATCGCCGCCAGCGTCGATCCCAAGCTGCAAGCCGAACTGGGCCTGGTCAACGAAGAACTCAAGCGCAACGTTTCGCTGATCGCCCAGCAACGCGAAGAGGCGGCGGGCAACCTGATTCAATCGGCCGCGCTGGTGGCCGAGACCATCAGCAACTACAACATCCGCCTGATGAACTTGCAGAAGAGTCGCCAGCAGGCTCTGGACAACAAGGACGCGGCGAGTGCGCAGCTGTTTGCCACGGCCATCGACAATGGCCGCAGCGCGCTCGACGGCGCGGTGGCGATCTACATCGATAACCTGGCCACCGGCACGCGCTACACCGACGCGGTGATCCAGGCGCAGTTTCAACGAATCAAGGAAGAGTTGGATCGCAAGCCAGTGCTCGGCAAGAGCCTGGTGACGCGCGCGACACTGTTCGTTCGCCATGTCGGCAACTACCGCAAACAACAGCGGGCCGACCCGGCAACGATTTTGAAGGAATTGCTCGCAGCGAGCGGTCAGCGGTCTTGA
- a CDS encoding aminoacyl-tRNA deacylase and HDOD domain-containing protein, with product MSEVALATAPLTAPPVIRALLAKLAIPYTEVAEQAGLNPAQKVQAVLLEDAVGALMVLFPQSQLLDLNRLAELTGRRLTAVSPDRIERMLAKHELSLLPGLPALTSSPCLYEGSLLSEPSLLVHSGEAGLLLEIASSDFKTMLTKASAGQFGEPLSNIRPNLDRPNDDREEITQAMQAFTARRIQQRLEATIEIPPLADTAQKIIKLRVDPNATIDDITGVVETDPALAAQVVSWAASPYYASPGKIRSVEDAIVRVLGFDLVINLALGLALGKTLSLPKDHPHQSTPYWHQSIYTAAVIEGLTRAMPRAQRPEAGLTYLAGLLHNFGYLLLAHVFPPHFSLICRHLEVNPHLCHSYVEQHLLGISREQIGAWLMRYWDMPDELSTALRFQHDPTYDGQYAEYPNLVCLAVRLLRSRGIGSGPDEAIPDALLERLGLSRDKAEEVVGKVLDAEVLLRELASQFSQG from the coding sequence ATGTCAGAAGTAGCCCTCGCCACAGCCCCACTGACCGCCCCGCCGGTCATTCGGGCTCTGCTCGCAAAGCTCGCCATTCCTTATACGGAAGTCGCCGAACAGGCTGGCCTGAATCCCGCGCAAAAGGTCCAGGCGGTCTTGCTGGAAGATGCCGTTGGCGCCCTCATGGTGCTGTTCCCGCAGAGCCAATTGCTTGACCTCAACCGACTCGCCGAACTCACCGGCCGCCGCCTTACCGCAGTATCGCCGGATCGCATCGAGCGCATGTTAGCCAAGCACGAGTTGAGCCTGCTGCCAGGCCTGCCGGCCCTGACCAGTTCGCCCTGCCTGTACGAAGGCAGCCTGCTGAGCGAACCGAGCCTGCTGGTGCATTCAGGCGAAGCCGGGCTGCTGCTGGAAATTGCCAGCAGCGACTTCAAGACCATGCTCACCAAAGCCAGCGCCGGGCAGTTCGGCGAGCCGTTGAGCAACATTCGCCCGAACCTCGACCGCCCCAATGATGACCGCGAGGAAATCACCCAGGCGATGCAGGCGTTCACCGCCCGCCGCATCCAGCAACGCCTGGAAGCGACCATCGAAATTCCACCGCTGGCCGATACCGCGCAAAAGATCATCAAGCTGCGCGTCGACCCCAACGCCACCATCGATGACATCACTGGCGTAGTGGAAACCGACCCCGCCCTGGCCGCCCAAGTGGTGAGCTGGGCCGCGTCGCCGTACTACGCCTCGCCAGGCAAAATTCGTTCAGTTGAAGACGCCATCGTGCGCGTACTGGGCTTTGATCTGGTGATCAACCTGGCGTTGGGCCTGGCCCTGGGTAAAACCTTGAGCCTGCCCAAAGACCACCCGCATCAGTCCACGCCGTACTGGCACCAGTCGATCTACACCGCCGCCGTGATCGAAGGCCTGACCCGCGCCATGCCACGCGCCCAGCGCCCGGAAGCCGGCCTGACCTACCTCGCCGGCCTGCTGCATAACTTCGGTTATCTGCTGCTGGCCCACGTGTTTCCGCCGCACTTCTCGCTGATCTGCCGTCACTTGGAGGTCAACCCGCACCTGTGCCACAGCTATGTCGAGCAACACTTGCTGGGCATCAGCCGCGAGCAGATCGGTGCCTGGCTGATGCGCTACTGGGACATGCCGGACGAACTGTCCACCGCCCTGCGCTTCCAGCACGACCCGACCTACGATGGGCAATATGCCGAATACCCGAACCTGGTGTGCCTGGCGGTGCGCTTGTTGCGCAGCCGTGGCATTGGCTCCGGGCCGGATGAGGCGATTCCGGATGCACTGCTTGAGCGTTTGGGCTTGAGCCGTGACAAGGCCGAGGAAGTGGTCGGCAAAGTACTGGATGCCGAGGTGCTGTTGCGTGAACTGGCATCCCAGTTCAGCCAGGGCTGA
- a CDS encoding hydrogen peroxide-inducible genes activator, with protein MTLTELRYIVTLAQEQHFGHAAERCHVSQPTLSVGVKKLEDELGVLIFERSKSAVRLTPVGEGIVAQAQKVLEQAQSIRELAQAGKNQLTAPLKVGAIYTVGPYLFPHLIPQLHRVAPQMPLYIEENFTHVLRDKLRNGELDAIIIALPFNEADVLTLPLYDEPFYVLMPASHPWTQKDTIDAGLLNDKSLLLLGEGHCFRDQVLEACPTLTKGNDGAKHTTVESSSLETIRHMVASGLGISILPLSAVDSHHYAPGVIEVRPLTPPVPFRTVAIAWRASFPRPKAIEILADSIRLCSVAKPPAAS; from the coding sequence ATGACTCTTACAGAATTACGCTACATCGTGACCCTCGCCCAAGAGCAGCACTTCGGCCACGCGGCCGAGCGTTGCCATGTCAGCCAGCCGACGCTGTCGGTGGGCGTGAAAAAGCTTGAAGACGAACTCGGTGTGCTGATTTTCGAGCGCAGCAAGAGCGCCGTGCGCCTCACGCCAGTGGGCGAAGGCATTGTCGCCCAGGCCCAAAAGGTGCTGGAACAAGCCCAAAGCATTCGCGAGCTGGCCCAGGCCGGCAAGAACCAGCTGACTGCACCGCTCAAAGTCGGCGCCATCTACACCGTTGGCCCGTACCTGTTCCCGCATTTGATTCCGCAACTGCACCGCGTCGCGCCGCAGATGCCGCTGTATATCGAAGAAAACTTCACCCACGTGCTGCGCGACAAACTGCGCAACGGTGAACTGGACGCGATCATCATCGCCCTGCCGTTCAACGAAGCGGACGTGTTGACCTTGCCGCTCTACGACGAGCCGTTCTACGTGTTGATGCCGGCCTCCCACCCGTGGACGCAAAAAGACACCATCGACGCCGGCCTGCTCAACGACAAGAGCCTGTTGCTGCTCGGCGAAGGCCACTGCTTCCGCGACCAGGTACTCGAAGCCTGCCCGACCCTGACCAAGGGCAACGACGGCGCCAAGCACACCACCGTGGAATCCAGCTCGCTGGAAACCATCCGCCATATGGTCGCGTCCGGCCTGGGTATTTCGATCTTGCCGCTGTCGGCAGTGGACAGTCATCACTACGCCCCCGGCGTAATCGAAGTGCGCCCGCTCACGCCGCCGGTGCCATTCCGGACCGTGGCGATCGCCTGGCGCGCCAGCTTCCCACGCCCGAAAGCCATTGAGATCCTCGCCGACTCGATCCGTTTGTGCTCGGTGGCCAAGCCGCCTGCTGCGAGCTAA
- the tagQ gene encoding type VI secretion system-associated lipoprotein TagQ, with product MLFSRKAVSKRHLLLIAAGFSTVLTGCATSPASKVASSTKVEYYPNCYEPVQHLRATDSDMTKSVVTGAAIGAAGGALLGALTGDSDKRGRNAAIGAAGGALAGGAAGYYTERQKQISDDNQRIASYAADVNKSASDIDRSTAYAKASQQCYQSAFTKLVADRKAKTVNDTEGRKRLAEIVSGLKESNDLIVAVNGKASEDLNNYTQAYEQDLQQVGVQRADVVTVATADTTPVVTPAKGKKAVKPAKKAALPTVPKEAVATEKTIQTAQTKQAESKQVASAGKAQIEGTCRDPNLADWAPVPCPNV from the coding sequence ATGCTTTTTTCCCGTAAGGCGGTTTCCAAGCGTCACTTGCTGCTGATCGCGGCTGGTTTCAGCACCGTGTTGACTGGCTGCGCCACGTCGCCGGCGTCCAAGGTCGCGTCGAGCACCAAGGTCGAGTACTACCCCAACTGCTACGAGCCAGTGCAGCACCTGCGCGCGACCGACTCGGACATGACCAAGTCGGTTGTCACCGGTGCGGCCATCGGCGCTGCCGGCGGTGCTCTGCTGGGCGCGCTGACCGGCGACTCCGACAAGCGCGGCCGTAACGCTGCCATCGGCGCCGCGGGCGGCGCCCTGGCGGGTGGCGCGGCGGGTTACTACACCGAGCGTCAGAAGCAGATCAGCGATGACAACCAGCGCATTGCGTCCTACGCGGCTGACGTCAACAAAAGCGCCTCCGACATCGACCGCAGCACCGCATACGCCAAGGCGTCCCAGCAGTGCTACCAGAGCGCATTCACCAAGCTGGTGGCTGACCGTAAAGCCAAGACCGTCAACGACACCGAAGGCCGCAAGCGCCTGGCGGAAATCGTTTCCGGCCTCAAGGAGTCCAATGACCTGATTGTCGCGGTCAACGGCAAAGCCAGCGAAGACCTGAACAACTACACCCAGGCGTACGAGCAAGACCTGCAACAAGTGGGTGTGCAGCGTGCCGACGTCGTGACCGTGGCCACCGCTGATACCACGCCGGTGGTGACGCCGGCCAAAGGCAAAAAAGCCGTCAAGCCGGCGAAAAAAGCAGCGCTGCCGACCGTGCCGAAAGAAGCGGTCGCCACCGAAAAAACCATCCAGACCGCGCAGACCAAGCAAGCTGAAAGCAAGCAGGTCGCCAGCGCTGGCAAGGCGCAGATTGAAGGCACTTGCCGCGATCCAAACCTGGCCGACTGGGCGCCGGTGCCTTGCCCTAACGTTTAA
- a CDS encoding ABC transporter ATP-binding protein, protein MLNLSAVHKSRGVGSQRYSLVIPALALRAGEQLAIVGPSGCGKSTLLDLLALVLAPDQVGRFEFDQVDVGALWRADQQSTLAALRSTHLGYVLQTGGLLGFLDVRSNIALSRQLLGLKDDGSVARLAEQLEISDQLGKKPTALSVGQRQRVSCARALAHAPQLVLADEPTASLDPLNAERVMQALLAQAREHRAACVIATHDEPLARASGLQVRRISCRRDTDGGVTATLGEAC, encoded by the coding sequence ATGCTGAACTTGAGCGCAGTGCACAAAAGCCGCGGCGTTGGCAGCCAGCGCTACAGCCTGGTGATTCCGGCGCTGGCGCTGCGCGCGGGTGAGCAGTTGGCAATCGTCGGGCCGAGCGGCTGTGGCAAAAGCACCTTGCTCGATCTGCTGGCGCTGGTGTTGGCGCCGGATCAGGTTGGCAGGTTTGAATTTGATCAGGTCGATGTCGGCGCTCTGTGGCGTGCCGATCAGCAGTCGACGTTGGCCGCGTTGCGCAGCACGCACTTGGGCTACGTGCTGCAAACCGGCGGCCTGCTGGGCTTTCTCGATGTGCGCAGCAATATCGCCTTGTCCCGCCAACTGCTGGGGCTCAAGGACGACGGCAGCGTCGCGCGTCTGGCCGAACAGTTGGAGATCAGCGATCAGTTGGGCAAAAAACCGACTGCGCTGTCGGTGGGCCAACGCCAACGCGTGAGCTGCGCCCGTGCACTGGCCCACGCGCCGCAACTGGTGCTGGCGGATGAGCCGACGGCGTCGCTTGACCCGCTGAACGCCGAACGCGTGATGCAGGCGCTGCTGGCCCAGGCCCGCGAACATCGCGCAGCCTGCGTGATCGCCACCCATGACGAGCCGCTGGCCCGCGCCAGTGGTTTGCAGGTGCGGCGCATCAGTTGCCGCCGTGACACCGACGGCGGCGTCACGGCCACCCTCGGGGAGGCGTGCTGA
- a CDS encoding energy transducer TonB: protein MITTRHKLTRYGTSLAVVLGVHAVAIIIALQWSAPHPVTLPPAAMVIDLAPMPAPPPPAPPKVVTPPQPPAPVEELPLPKLAEAPKPTIQVPKPVKPKPKPQPPKPVEKKPEPPKEKPSEEPPSETPPTNTPAEKSAQPVPGPSPAQVAAKASWEGTLLAHLQKYKKYPPGAQQRGKEGLNRLRFVVDAEGNVLSYELVGRSGNADLDRATLDMIRRAQPLPKPPADMLKGGSVEIVAPFVYNIEKRRR, encoded by the coding sequence ATGATCACGACGCGCCACAAACTGACGCGTTATGGCACCAGCCTCGCCGTCGTGCTGGGCGTGCATGCCGTCGCGATCATCATCGCGCTTCAATGGTCCGCGCCGCATCCGGTGACGCTGCCACCGGCCGCCATGGTCATCGACCTGGCGCCGATGCCGGCACCACCGCCTCCCGCGCCGCCCAAGGTGGTCACGCCGCCACAGCCGCCGGCGCCGGTGGAAGAGCTGCCTTTGCCGAAACTGGCCGAGGCGCCCAAGCCAACGATCCAGGTGCCCAAGCCGGTCAAGCCCAAGCCCAAACCCCAGCCGCCCAAGCCAGTGGAGAAAAAGCCCGAGCCGCCCAAGGAGAAACCTTCCGAAGAGCCGCCGAGCGAAACCCCACCGACGAATACGCCGGCGGAAAAATCCGCTCAACCCGTGCCCGGCCCGTCGCCAGCCCAGGTAGCAGCGAAAGCGTCCTGGGAAGGCACCCTGCTGGCGCACTTGCAGAAGTACAAGAAGTACCCGCCAGGCGCTCAACAGCGTGGCAAAGAGGGGCTTAACCGCCTGCGCTTCGTGGTCGATGCCGAAGGCAATGTGCTGTCCTACGAGTTGGTGGGCCGCTCCGGCAACGCCGACCTGGACCGCGCGACCCTGGACATGATTCGTCGTGCCCAGCCATTGCCCAAGCCGCCGGCCGACATGTTGAAAGGCGGCAGCGTCGAGATCGTCGCGCCGTTTGTTTACAACATCGAGAAGCGTCGCCGCTAA
- the recG gene encoding ATP-dependent DNA helicase RecG, with amino-acid sequence MTELSHVSVTALKGVGEAMAEKLAKVGLENLQDVLFHLPLRYQDRTRVVPIGHLRPGQDAVVEGTVSGADVVMGKRRSLVVRLQDGTGGLSLRFYHFSNAQKEGLKRGTRVRCYGEARPGASGLEIYHPEYRAITGDEPPPVDTTLTPIYPLTEGLTQQRLRQLCMQTLTMLGPKSLPDWLPVELARDYQLAPLDDAIRYLHHPPADADVDELALGHHWAQHRLAFEELLTHQLSQQRLRESMRSLRAPAMPKATRLPAQYLANLGFAPTGAQQRVGNEIAYDLSQKEPMLRLIQGDVGAGKTVVAALAALQALEAGYQVALMAPTEILAEQHFITFKRWLEPLGLEVAWLAGKLKGKVRAAALEQIANGAPMVVGTHALFQDEVKFKNLALVIIDEQHRFGVQQRLALRQKGVGGRMSPHQLIMTATPIPRTLAMSAYADLDTSILDELPPGRTPVNTVLVTDTRRVEVIERVRGACAEGRQAYWVCTLIEESEELTCQAAETTYEDLTSALGELKVGLIHGRMKPAEKAAVMAEFKAGNLQLLVATTVIEVGVDVPNASLMIIENPERLGLAQLHQLRGRVGRGSAASHCVLLYHPPLSQIGRQRLGIMRETNDGFVIAEKDLELRGPGEMLGTRQTGLLQFKVADLMRDADLLPAVRDAAQALLERWPDHVSPLLDRWLRHGQQYGQV; translated from the coding sequence ATGACTGAGCTGTCGCACGTGTCGGTCACCGCACTCAAGGGTGTTGGTGAAGCCATGGCCGAGAAGTTGGCCAAGGTCGGCCTGGAGAACCTCCAGGACGTGCTGTTCCACTTGCCCCTGCGCTATCAGGACCGCACGCGCGTCGTGCCCATCGGCCATTTGCGCCCAGGACAGGACGCGGTGGTCGAAGGCACCGTCAGTGGCGCGGATGTGGTGATGGGCAAGCGCCGCAGTCTGGTCGTACGCCTGCAGGACGGCACCGGTGGCCTCAGCCTGCGCTTCTACCATTTCAGCAACGCCCAGAAGGAAGGCCTCAAGCGCGGCACCCGCGTGCGCTGCTACGGCGAGGCACGGCCTGGCGCGTCGGGCCTGGAAATCTACCACCCCGAATACCGCGCCATTACCGGCGACGAGCCGCCGCCGGTGGATACCACCCTCACGCCGATCTACCCGCTGACCGAAGGCCTGACCCAACAGCGCCTGCGCCAACTGTGCATGCAGACCCTGACGATGCTCGGCCCCAAAAGCCTGCCCGACTGGCTGCCGGTGGAACTGGCCCGTGACTACCAACTGGCGCCGCTGGACGATGCCATCCGCTATCTGCACCACCCGCCCGCCGATGCCGATGTCGACGAACTGGCCCTGGGTCATCACTGGGCGCAACATCGCCTGGCCTTTGAAGAGCTGCTGACCCACCAGTTGTCCCAGCAGCGCCTGCGCGAAAGCATGCGCTCCCTGCGCGCGCCCGCAATGCCCAAGGCCACGCGCCTGCCTGCGCAATACCTGGCGAACCTGGGCTTCGCGCCAACCGGGGCCCAGCAACGGGTTGGCAATGAAATCGCCTACGACCTCAGCCAGAAGGAACCAATGCTGCGCCTGATTCAGGGTGACGTGGGCGCTGGCAAGACCGTGGTCGCCGCCCTCGCCGCCTTGCAGGCACTGGAAGCCGGTTACCAAGTGGCGCTGATGGCGCCCACCGAGATTCTCGCCGAGCAGCACTTCATCACCTTCAAGCGCTGGCTCGAACCACTGGGCCTGGAAGTGGCGTGGCTGGCCGGCAAACTCAAGGGCAAGGTGCGCGCGGCGGCGCTGGAACAGATCGCCAATGGCGCACCGATGGTGGTGGGTACCCATGCGCTGTTCCAGGACGAAGTGAAATTCAAGAACCTCGCGCTGGTGATCATCGACGAACAGCACCGCTTCGGCGTGCAGCAGCGCCTGGCCCTGCGCCAGAAAGGCGTGGGCGGGCGCATGAGCCCGCACCAGTTGATCATGACCGCAACACCGATCCCACGCACCCTGGCCATGAGCGCCTACGCCGACCTCGACACCTCGATCCTCGACGAACTGCCGCCCGGCCGTACCCCGGTCAACACCGTGCTGGTCACCGACACCCGCCGCGTGGAAGTGATCGAGCGCGTGCGCGGTGCCTGCGCCGAAGGCCGTCAGGCGTACTGGGTGTGCACGCTGATCGAAGAGTCCGAGGAGCTGACGTGCCAGGCCGCCGAAACCACCTATGAAGACCTCACCAGTGCCTTGGGCGAACTCAAGGTCGGGCTGATCCACGGCCGCATGAAGCCTGCGGAAAAAGCTGCGGTGATGGCCGAGTTCAAAGCGGGCAACCTCCAATTGCTGGTGGCCACCACGGTGATCGAAGTGGGTGTGGACGTGCCCAATGCCAGCTTGATGATCATCGAAAACCCCGAGCGCCTGGGCCTGGCCCAATTGCACCAATTACGTGGTCGCGTCGGCCGGGGCAGCGCCGCCAGCCATTGCGTGCTGCTCTACCATCCACCGTTGTCGCAGATCGGTCGTCAGCGCCTGGGCATCATGCGCGAAACCAACGACGGCTTTGTCATCGCCGAAAAAGACCTCGAGCTGCGCGGCCCCGGTGAAATGCTCGGCACCCGCCAGACTGGCCTGCTGCAATTCAAGGTCGCCGACCTGATGCGCGACGCTGACCTGCTGCCGGCCGTGCGTGATGCGGCGCAAGCGCTGCTCGAGCGCTGGCCGGATCACGTCAGCCCGTTGCTCGATCGCTGGCTACGGCATGGGCAGCAATACGGCCAAGTGTGA